The genomic stretch CGTGGGATCGAAAGTGCCCGGGTCGGCCCACTTCTGCGGATCGTGGTTGACAGACCACTGGTTGATGAAGACGATGGTTTCCTTGGGGATGTGGTAGCCCAGGATGGATGTGTCGGCTGTGGTGGCGTGGGGGATGGTGAGGGGCACGAAGCTGCTGAAGCGCATGGTCTCGTAGATGAAGGCCATGACGTAGGGCAGGCTGACCCGGTCCTCGGTGCTGGGCAGCCGCGTCCTGTCCACCACCTTGTCCACCTCCTGCTGCAGCCTGACCTGCGTCTCGGGAAACctagaagaggaagagagagcgtGTGAGTGAGACGGAGGGGGAAACGACATGGCGCTCCAGCCCAGTCCCTTGTGGAACGGCCCTGTGTGCGCGTGTGGCCGTTGGATGAGGTGGCGTCTTCGCTGCGGGCATTGGTGCGAACAGGGGACATTATCGCGCGTCTGGAAAACGTGGCCTAGCAGGAGCGCGCCTTTGGGACTGGGCAATGATCGCAGTGTCCTGGCAGTGTGTGCTGGGAGGGGTGATGACGGCCTGCGCTTGCACCACAACTGCGTGACAGCTGTGAACTAGGACATCAGAAAGAGAGGGATCCCCCCACATCCACAGGTACCACAAACTTGTGCAAAGTGCAGTGTTAATAAGCACATGATGCAGCATGGCtttaaacctgcccctttattttgtttgtttgttgttttaattataagTGAACAGCAGCACACGTTCTCTGGAAGCCGCTCGCGGATGATTGCTGGTGCCCCCTACTGGACATTATGTGGGCTACCTCTCTTTTCTCTGATTTAATTTGGTATTGCATAACATTCATTTGGAATTTCTATAATACTCGGTTCCATTACTGAATCCTATGTTTTGAAATAATTTATTCTACTTTATTATTGATGATATAAACTAAGTTACAAATTATGCCTGGCATGAAATAATTTGGCATTCAAGTTTTACTGCTTGTATATATAGTAGACAGGCACATTCAAATAACAGGGTGTATACTATACTATGCACTTAATATATCCCCATCTTTGGAACTTTTACGGTTATTAATTATCTTGTTTTATGTTCCCACATAGAAATGAAATTCCATCCATTCAATGTTTGAAGTTTCACTGGTAGGCACAAGCCCTGTTTTATGATCATCTTGGTGGATATTATGCCATAAAACGTCAGAAGCAAACACTCATGAAACCATATCTGGAtacccccccacctctctctctctctctctctctctctctctcaacaaaCAGCACACACCGTCTCTGGGTGTCAAAGGCATCATCCCTCATTCATCCCCCCTCACGTTATTCTATAGCTTTAATCCCGAAAGGATACATTTGAGTCGATAAAAGAGGTTTCAGATTTCGATTAAGGAGATAAATTGGATCTCTTACTCGGACTGTCTGGCAGTTTAAACTGTAGAGATGGGGATTCTGcaacttaaaaacaataaaatgaaaaaggaaatgtatatagatttaaattatttaaaaccgAGGGTTTCAGAAGGTAGTTATATACTCAGCATGTGAAAAGTCATCAACAGCTAGTGTGTGTTCACCAGTTGCAAGGCgctatataattaatttatattgcgTGAGCTTAGCCCAACGAGCAATAATGTGATTGATAACAATGCGTTTGTCCACTACACTGGACAGAGGACGGATGTTTTCCAGCTGTTACTTCCCAAATCATTGAAATAGCGCCTTACCTGATGAGCAGCAGCACGATCCACTGCAGGGCTGTGGACAGGGTGTCCTGGCTGGCTCCAAAGATGTCCGCTACAGTGGGTGGCACATCCTCTTTGCCCATAACGATGCCATTGGAGCCCTTCCAACCCCCATCCAGAGCCACAATAAAAGCATCAGTCAAGTCGCGAATGGTGCCCGGCTGGATGTTTTTTCGGTGCTGGATGACTTTGTCGTGTATGAAGGAGAAAAAATCTATGTTGAGAGacttaaaattgtcaaacatgGTCTTTATGGGGTTGGGAAAGTACTGGAGCCAGGGCATGACGTCCACAATGCTCCCGGCGCCCACTGTTTGGGCAAACTGGTCATTCCTGCCCACCACGGACTGAAACTCGGCGTCCTCGTAGCTGTACCTCTTGCCAAAGCACACGGCGCTCATGATGTTGGCGATTGCCACGGTCATGAACCGGCTGGGCTGGAAGTACCCTTCCTGCCTGCTCTTCTCCAGGAAGATGTGCAGCAGCTCTCGGACCTCATAGATGACGTGCTGGTTGAAGGTCTTCTTGGTCTGCGGGTTGCTGCTGGAGAAAGCCCTGACGGTGGACTGGGCGACCTTCCTGTGCACTTTCCAGCGGTCATTGTAGGGGCCGAAAGCCATGCTCTGGCCGCCCGACACCGCCTTGAAGGAGCTGAAATGTGGTCTGCCGGCGAAGTCCACCCCCTGCTTGACCAGCGCTTGCTTGATGGCATCTTCTCCATTGAGGACCACCACGCTGCGGCTGCCCAGCTTGATCTGAAACACCGGGCCGTACCTGGGCACCAGGCGGGTGAAGTACAGGTGCGGCGCGCCCCCGAGCTCAAGCGCGTTGCCGACCACCGGCCAGGGGAAGGGCCCGGGTGGCGCGCCGCGCCCCCGCCGCCGGGTCACACATCTGGACGCGCGCACAGCCAGCAGCGCGCACAGCAGGGCCAGCAGGACGAGCAGCAGCGGGGGCGGGGACGGCTCTTCCAACAGCCGCACGGTGCGCACGTCTGTCAGCCCGGACAAAAAAATTAATTAGTGTCTGCAATCAACTGACATGCGGATTTAGAAAGGTGTGATTTATACTGATGGTTAGAGCTTGTGTGTCTGTGGGAATGCAAACGGACAGGGTTTCACTTTTAAACAAATACTTTATGGTTAAACACAAATGCACGTCTTATCTGAATCACAAATAGCTACAATGATCAGTGTGTTAATAAGTCTCACACGGAGGTTAGAAATCGTCAGTTGCAGCTGCTGCGTTACAATAAAGCCAGcctggagaggggagaggggagaggggagagaggagagaggagagaggagagaggagagaggagagaggagagaggagagaggagagaggagagaggagagaggagagaggagagaggagagaggagagaggagaggggagaggggagaggggagaggggagaggggagaggggagaggggagagaggagaggggagaggggagaggggagaggggagaagggAGAAGGGAGAAGGGAGAAGGGAGAGGTACCTGTGAGGGGCAGCGCGCTGCGGTTCCCAGCCATGGCTCTGCTCGGATGCACCAGGTGAAGCCAATGCTGCAGCGGACAGGTTCAGCGctttctcctcctctctgccGCTCCCAGGTGCGATTTCAGTGCCGCTCAGAACAGCAGCTGCATTTCACTGAACCCGACAGGTCTCCTCAAAAGAATTGATTTTAGTGGATCCGATTGCGAGAAATGGCAAGATTTAACCAGATGCGAGAAAATGATATagctattaattaattaatgatatGCAATGCTTTGTCTTATTTATCCAGAGCTGTCAACTATGAGACACCAGTGGGGACGAATAGTTCTAAAAACGTCTGTCAAATAATGTCCAAATCCTTTTAATTCAATGCGCCTCGGCTTCTCCCGCCCGACTGAAGcccctctgcctccacagtCCCAGGACAAGTGATTGATCAGAGACGGGACACAGGCTGCAGACAAATGGGATCTCAGCTCGTCACTCACAAGTGGTTTGTTGCAGAGAATTAGTTTTTTCTCTTACCTCTCCAAGTGTGATCGCCCTCCTTTAtaacctctctccctcccccctctctctctctctctctctctctctctctctctctctctcaggtccgCGGTGTGTACTTCATGTTTGCCGGCTTTGCGTGCGCTGCTGTCCGGAGATTGATCATCTGTTAATCTAAATTCAACGTGAAAGGGACAATAGTTTTGCAACAATAAATCAGCGCGTCACGGTAGGCCATGCACCGAGTCTACCGCTTCTATTTGCGTTTCTTGAAGATAAGACGATTCGGATTTATTTTTaggatttgattgtattttattgcatCGTGTTGAATATA from Amia ocellicauda isolate fAmiCal2 chromosome 23, fAmiCal2.hap1, whole genome shotgun sequence encodes the following:
- the cyp1b1 gene encoding cytochrome P450 1B1 translates to MAGNRSALPLTDVRTVRLLEEPSPPPLLLVLLALLCALLAVRASRCVTRRRGRGAPPGPFPWPVVGNALELGGAPHLYFTRLVPRYGPVFQIKLGSRSVVVLNGEDAIKQALVKQGVDFAGRPHFSSFKAVSGGQSMAFGPYNDRWKVHRKVAQSTVRAFSSSNPQTKKTFNQHVIYEVRELLHIFLEKSRQEGYFQPSRFMTVAIANIMSAVCFGKRYSYEDAEFQSVVGRNDQFAQTVGAGSIVDVMPWLQYFPNPIKTMFDNFKSLNIDFFSFIHDKVIQHRKNIQPGTIRDLTDAFIVALDGGWKGSNGIVMGKEDVPPTVADIFGASQDTLSTALQWIVLLLIRFPETQVRLQQEVDKVVDRTRLPSTEDRVSLPYVMAFIYETMRFSSFVPLTIPHATTADTSILGYHIPKETIVFINQWSVNHDPQKWADPGTFDPTRFLDESGALNKDLTSSVLLFSSGKRRCIGEELSKMQLFLYTAILAHQCHFKANPAEEGRFDAAYGLTLKPEPFSVEVTLRDSMQLLDSYVAELQAAETGQ